In Chlorogloeopsis sp. ULAP01, the genomic window CCCGGAGGACAACGATCTCGAAAGTGAAAATGCTCCCGTCTCACCCCGTCCTTTCATCTCGGTGTACCCTTCTGTGCCATCTTCTCTTCCAGAAGGTTCTTATTTAGATCCACAGAAACGCTATCAATTGCTAGAATCGCTACCAAATTTGGAGGAAATGCCCACTAACACTCAGTGGTGCGTTCGAGTTTTAGACTGTCAGCCGTTTCAAATTTCGCTCCTGGAGGCAATGCTAACCAATCAGAATCAGGAGTTAGTAACCTCAACAAGCTCGGCTGTGAGTTTACCTGACATTGCTAAAACTTATATTGCCCTCCAATCCTACACGAACCAAGGTATACCTCCTATTCACGATGCATGGCAGCAAGGAGATATACAGGTGGTGCTGATTGAAGATCGCGATCGCTGGCCTTATCTACTTGACTTGTGGCGCGATGACAAAACCAGTTCTTTGCAGATGGTTAACTATTTATATCAGATGAGCCGACTCTGGGCGCTGTTAGAACCATTAAATTGTCGTCAAAGTCTTTTAAAGTTGTCCAATCTACGTTTGGATGAAGACCAAGCACTAGCCTTACAAATGTTGTATGCACAGCCATTAAAAAATGTCGCACTGACTCAATCAATAACCACCTCCACAGAAGATTTAACCCTCCAAGCTTTAGGAAATGTTTGGCAGAAATTATTTAAAGAGTCTCAACGTACTCAATTTGGCTCTTTGTTACAACTGTTAGGAGATTTGGAGATTGGCAACATTCAGACCTTGCTAGAGTTACAATCACGTTTGCAGGCGATCGCTTCTGATCTGCAAGCTCCCTCTAGTAGTAGCAAACCAAATATGACATCTGCGGCAAATCAAGATCATGACTCACCGCCAATTGTGCAATTCAATGAACAAGAAGAAGACATTGCCACAAAAATTGATGATCTGCCAACAGTGGTACTGCCAATGCAGTTAATCAGCCTGGAACACGCTGGACTCACTGACGTTGGACGGCAAAGACATCATAATGAAGACTACTTTGGCATTGATACCAAAATAGCAAAGCTGGAATTGCCCAACACTCGCAACTTACAAGCACGTGCTCTATATATTCTTTGCGATGGTATGGGTGGACACGCTGGTGGCGAGGTAGCCAGTGCTTTAGCTGTAAACACTGTACGCCAATACTTTAAAACTAATTGGACAACCAGCGAATTGCCTACAGAAGAACATATCCGCGAGGCAGTACGGCAAGCCAACCAGGCAATTTACGATGTTAATCAACAAGATGCCCGTTCTGGTATCGGCCGCATGGGTACTACTTTGGTCATGCTGTTAATTCAAAATACTCAAGCAGTAGTAGCTCATGTCGGTGATAGTCGCCTTTATTGTGTAACTCGCAAAAGAGGTATAGAACAAGTCACTGTAGATCACGAAGTAGGTCGACGGGAAATTTCCCGTGGGGTAGAACCTAGCGTGGCTTATGCTCGTCCAGATGCCTACCAGCTTACCCAAGCTCTTGGCCCACGAGATGAGAATTTTATCATTCCTGATGTTAAATTTTTTGAAATATCTGAAGATACCCTTTTTGTCCTGGCTTCAGATGGCTTGTCAGATAATGATTTGCTAGAAACTAATTGGCAGACTCATCTACTTCCCTTACTCAGTTCTGGCGTGAATTTAGAAGATGGGATCCGAGACTTAATTAATGTCGCAAACGATTACAATGGTCATGACAACATAACTGTTGTGCTTGTACGGGCAAAAGTACGCCCTGACCTAGAAAGTCAAAAGGAAATAGTTACTGGTTAATCGTCAATGGTAAGCAAGGGAAAGCAGAAAAGAGCCACTACGCAGGCGTGCAATACCCTCTTTGCAGTCCAAATTGGGGAGTCAGCGCTGCCTCCCCTACTCTAACTACTATCTATTAACAAATTATCCGTAATGTGGTTATTCTGACCCTGCTAGAACCGCAAAAAAAAACGCCTCTCAAACAATGGCACTTTGAGAACGAGCATATAATCCGAATTGGTCGTTCCACTGATAATGATGTTGTTTTAAATGACACGCTAGTGTCTCGATATCATTTAGAGATCAGACAACTCAGTTCTAACCAAAATAGTGGTTCATGGCAGGTAATTAGTAAAGGTACAAATGGTACTTTTATAAATGAAGTTTTGGTAGTTCAAAGCCTGTTACCAAATAATTCCTTACTACAACTAGCACGAGGAGGCCCAATTCTCAAGTTTCAAATTGAGCAGGAAACCTCTCCAAACCAATCAAGTGCTTCATCCGACAGTTGCACTCACGAAGGAAACTCTCCTAACAACCTATTTTGTGTCCACTGCGGACAACCCATATCTGTGCAGCAGACAATCCGCAAGTATCAGGTGTTACGGACACTAGGACAAGGAGGTATGGGTACAACCTATTTAGCTTGGGATAAAACAGGAGAAATTGCCGGACATCCACAGCTACTAGTCTTAAAGCAAATGAATGCTGATATGGCTAAAATCGCCAAAGCTCGCGAATTATTTGAGAGGGAGGCGCACACTCTCAAATCTCTTCACCATCCAGGTATTCCTTTGTACTATGACTTCTTTGTAGAAGGTGGAAAAAAGTACTTAGCAATGGAATTAGTCCACGGACAGGATTTAGAGAAATTGATTTTGCTTAAAGGCCCTGTCATACCTTCTGTTGCGATCGCTTGGATGATTCAAACTTGTGACATTTTAGATTATCTGCACAGTCAAGATCCTCCACTCATTCATCGTGATATTAAACCCGCCAACCTCATGGTGCGAAACTCTAATAATCGTATAGTTGTGTTGGATTTTGGTGCGGTAAAAGAAATAGGCACTACGCCCGGTACTCGTATCGGTGCAGAAGGTTATTGCGCACCTGAACAAGAACGGGGACAACCCGTAACACAATCAGATCTGTATGCTATTGGGCCAACACTAATTTTTCTACTAACTGGCGAAAATCCTTTTAAGTTTTATCGCCAAAAAGGACGTAACTTCCGGTTCGATTTAACAAAAGTTCCCACTGTTACTCCTAAATTACGAGAAGTAATAGAACACGTCACAGAACCATTGCCACGTGATCGCTATCAAACTGCCAAAGATTTAGCTATTGCATTAGCAGATTGCCAATAGTGGTTATACCAATGCATGGATTTTGGATTAAAAACATTGATTAATATGCTAGTCCAAAATTTTGAAACAAGACTCCCGCGTGCCAATTTGGTATTAGTCGATAGTCATTTGTTAGTGTAGACGCTTCGGTTCTTTAGTGTCTGTACAACTTACAATATTCCTTAAGTCTGTACAATTACTCCCCTTGTATTTTTTCCCTATTTCCTGTTCGCTGTCTCTTTGTCCTCTTTCCCCGCAGTCTGAATGACAAATCTTGGATTGGACTATATGGCAGTTGCCAGATAGTTTCGGACATCAACTAACGATAAAAAGGTTACAGCAAGAGAGTTTTAACCCTGTCTCCTGCTATAGATAAATACACTACAGGCAGATATAGCCAGTATTTGCAGGTATTGTAGATTTAGTAATCTAGTCAACCCGCACCTTAGATACTATCACCGAAAGCCCTATGTTATTTACCAGAACCGAAAGAATTTTGATCAACTCAAAGTTCTAAGGAACTTTTAAGGGCATAGTGGCTATATTACCAACTTCTAGCTCTGTTACTCCTCATCCCAAGCTTCTACTGCCAATAATTCGCTGACTGGATCTTGCATACTAAACCCGAAGTCTAGCAATTCTTTTTTCCAGTATTGCCATTCGTTGCCGTAAAGCAAGGCTATTTTCCAAATACTGTCAGTTGGCTTGATGATCTTTGAGTCTACGAGTGATTGCACTTTACGTTGCAATTTCACCATTGGGTGAATCACTTGCTGATTCATAACTTCAATGTTAATTCAGATTTGGTTTCCTAAAATACTTAATCAAAACTGCTTTCCGCGTGGAAGTTATCGCCTATGCGTAGAGTAGATTACTTTGGTAAAGCAAGTCTTAACCACTCTACTATATCATAACTAACTCTACTTAGTTGCTCTCAAATTCGGTTTTGTACGGTAATTACCACCAAAACACTCGATCTACGTCCACCTAACTTTGCTGACACTCATCAAAAATGCTCATGAATGATAAAAAGGCAGCTATGCCGGGGACAGAAGGGAATCCTTGCAAGGGAATGGGGAACTCTTAACAATGGATTTGGCTTTGGAACTGTTACCCCAACCTAAATTTGCAACAAGTACGAAGATGGGTTTTAGACTCCTCATAGACAAACAGATATAGATAAAAATGTGAGAATCCATATCTTAAGAATGTCTGGCACCTCATACTAACAATCTCAGCACATATCTTTTATTTGCTCCATTCATTAAGTTAGGGACCATAGCCTAATGACTCATCAGGCAAAAAGTCTACTAAAAACTCTGTAAAACCTTCTGCCATATAAATTTGAGCTTCTATCTTCTGACGAAGTTGCTCATCAAAGAATATATAGTGTTTTCGGGATGAGTTGCAAAATCTTGCTTGTGTTTTTTCCTGCATCTGTACTTTATCTAACAAACCTATAGATCAAAAGAGGGCTTGATCAGAGGTGTTTAAGGTAAAGATAAACTCTGCAAGCTTGAGATATCCACTATCTCTAGCAAATTTCTATATACAATATCGCAAACATACGGAAAATGATGAAGAAAACTGACACTTTTATAAAAATTTAATGATTTTTGTTCAATGTTAAGATAGCGGTAAACAAGCAGTTAGTAGCTTTTGACCCTGATGATACAGTTAATTTTATCTGTTGCATAATTAACTTTAAAATGTCAAGAAAGTGTCAAACCAGATTTGTGCAGTATACAAAATTCGATAACTAACAGTAGTCAAACAATCATATTAACGTTATTTTCGGCAATATCTCAAGCTTGTAACTAAGATTTTAGCTAGCAGGTACTAGATAAAAATTTAACTTCAACCGTGAGAAGTCGTGCGCCATATCGGAACGATTGGCGACATGATGAATCACGGACAGGGATTATGTTTATCACGAAAAAGATTTATGATAGATAATATTGAGTTGCTAGGCCGATATACTCAAGGTTGTCAAAATCAGGATATACCCAACAGAGAAACAAGAAATATCTCTTGCCAAGGGTTTTGGTTGCGCTCGTTGGCTTTGGAATAGGTTTCTAGCCCAAAACAACGAGATTTACAAGGAGACGGGCAAGGGTTTATCTAGGTTTGATTATCAAAAGCAATTGCCGCAACTCAAGAAAGAATTCGAGTGGTTGGGTGAAGTTTATTCACAATGTTTGCAAGTTGTTTGTTTGAATCTCAGTCGTGCCTTTATCAACTTCTTTGAGTGTAGGGCAAGATATCCCAGATTCAAGTCCAAGCATGGTAGGCAGTCAATCACCTACCCTCAAAACGTCAAAGTTGAGGGGGATTACATCAAAGTCCCAAAAGTAGGGAATATTTTCGGCAAAATTCATCGGGAGATTACAGGCAAGCTCAAAACTGTTACCTTGTCTAAAAATCCTGACGGAAAGTACTACGCATCTTTATTATTTGAAGATGGTTTACCTGTTGCAACGCCTTCAACTGAAGGCAAAGCAATAGGTCTTGATTTAGGATTGACTGATTTTGTTGTGACTTCAGATAGCGCCAAAATCAAGCAACCCCGATGGATGAAAAAACGGGAAAGAAATCTCAAACGTAAGCAACAAAGTTTAGCTCGTAAGGTAAAAGGCTCTAAAAATCGAGATAAAGCTAGGAAATTAGTTGCTAAAACTCATTCAAAAGTTGCTCGTTGTCGTGAAGACTTTCTACACAAGCTATCCCGCAAGATAGTAAACGAAAACCAAGTGATTGTTGTAGAAGACTTATATGTAAAAGGGATGGTGCAAAACCCTAATCTATCTAAGGCAATAAGTCAGGTAGGGTGGGGAATGTTTTGTACCATGCTTAAATACAAAGCTGAGGCAACAGGCAAAGTGTACTTAGAAGTAAGTAGATTTTTCCCTTCTAGTAAAACTTGCCATGTCTGTCTAAATGTTGTCGGTAGCTTGCCGTTGGATATTCGCTCTTGGACTTGTAGCTCTTGTAAGACAAGGCATGACAGGGATATCACGGCTGCTATCAACATCAGAAATGAAGGCTTGCGGATATTGGCTTCGGGAACCGGAGCTACTGCGGAAGGAGGCTCTGTAAGTCTCAAACGGGGGCGTAAAAAGTCCACGGTTGAGCATGAGCCTGTGAATTCCGAAGCCCACGCTATATTACGAAGTAATTAGCGATGGGTAGTTCACAATCATTTTATTTTTCAATTAGTATGATAGTTAAACTCTTATAAATTTTATGCACACGACATTGAAGATGAAAAAATGATTAGTATTTCTTACTGATTTGACAAGCAAGGTTAATGAATCATATCTTCCATGATGTTGAGCAAAATAAAATTATTCTTGGTGGAGTTGCTCCACAATCGGAAAATCTGCATAAATCCTAAGTGTTGCTAGGTTGCTTTGCCAATAAATAGCTAATCAATCCCACAATAGCAGTAGAATTACGTAAGTATTAAAAAAATTTGAACGGCGAATAGCCATAGGGCATTCTCACTTGCAAGGGACGCACGAGGAAAAAGCGTGAAAGTTTTAGTTGTAGGTAACGGAGGGCGAGAACACGCCCTTGTTTGGAAGCTATTGCAATCAAAGCAAATTGAGCAAGTTATGTGTGTGCCAGGCAATGGCGGTACAGCAACTATGCCAAGTTGTCGAAACTTGTCGTTAGCAGCAGATGACTTTGAAGGAATAAGCCAATTTGCTAAACAAGAGGAAATTTCTATGGTAGTAGTGGGGCCGGAAGTGCCTCTAGCTCAAGGAATTTCAGATTATCTTCAAAATAGCGGTCTTGTAGTTTTTGGCCCAAGCAAGGCAGGAGCGCAGATTGAGGCGAGTAAAACATGGGCTAAAACTCTGATGCAAGAGGCAAAAATTCCTACTGCTCATGCTGTGGTATTTACGCAAGCGACAGCAGCAAAATCTTATGTCAAAGAACATGGAGCACCCATTGTTGTCAAAGCTGATGGTTTAGCAGCAGGCAAAGGT contains:
- a CDS encoding RNA-guided endonuclease TnpB family protein; this translates as MLKVVKIRIYPTEKQEISLAKGFGCARWLWNRFLAQNNEIYKETGKGLSRFDYQKQLPQLKKEFEWLGEVYSQCLQVVCLNLSRAFINFFECRARYPRFKSKHGRQSITYPQNVKVEGDYIKVPKVGNIFGKIHREITGKLKTVTLSKNPDGKYYASLLFEDGLPVATPSTEGKAIGLDLGLTDFVVTSDSAKIKQPRWMKKRERNLKRKQQSLARKVKGSKNRDKARKLVAKTHSKVARCREDFLHKLSRKIVNENQVIVVEDLYVKGMVQNPNLSKAISQVGWGMFCTMLKYKAEATGKVYLEVSRFFPSSKTCHVCLNVVGSLPLDIRSWTCSSCKTRHDRDITAAINIRNEGLRILASGTGATAEGGSVSLKRGRKKSTVEHEPVNSEAHAILRSN
- a CDS encoding serine/threonine phosphatase; translation: MLICPQCKFENPNTNKFCQNCGASLTHKVCSECNAEVPLNVQICHNCGAECGTIWWAIIAKVENFVIGETGFDDIEKEEQRDLEPSSPTLDGIGEVHSDKINLESTPPVGDVKQFPHPESGEQLINPEDNDLESENAPVSPRPFISVYPSVPSSLPEGSYLDPQKRYQLLESLPNLEEMPTNTQWCVRVLDCQPFQISLLEAMLTNQNQELVTSTSSAVSLPDIAKTYIALQSYTNQGIPPIHDAWQQGDIQVVLIEDRDRWPYLLDLWRDDKTSSLQMVNYLYQMSRLWALLEPLNCRQSLLKLSNLRLDEDQALALQMLYAQPLKNVALTQSITTSTEDLTLQALGNVWQKLFKESQRTQFGSLLQLLGDLEIGNIQTLLELQSRLQAIASDLQAPSSSSKPNMTSAANQDHDSPPIVQFNEQEEDIATKIDDLPTVVLPMQLISLEHAGLTDVGRQRHHNEDYFGIDTKIAKLELPNTRNLQARALYILCDGMGGHAGGEVASALAVNTVRQYFKTNWTTSELPTEEHIREAVRQANQAIYDVNQQDARSGIGRMGTTLVMLLIQNTQAVVAHVGDSRLYCVTRKRGIEQVTVDHEVGRREISRGVEPSVAYARPDAYQLTQALGPRDENFIIPDVKFFEISEDTLFVLASDGLSDNDLLETNWQTHLLPLLSSGVNLEDGIRDLINVANDYNGHDNITVVLVRAKVRPDLESQKEIVTG
- a CDS encoding DUF4327 family protein; translation: MNQQVIHPMVKLQRKVQSLVDSKIIKPTDSIWKIALLYGNEWQYWKKELLDFGFSMQDPVSELLAVEAWDEE
- a CDS encoding FHA domain-containing serine/threonine-protein kinase, translating into MVILTLLEPQKKTPLKQWHFENEHIIRIGRSTDNDVVLNDTLVSRYHLEIRQLSSNQNSGSWQVISKGTNGTFINEVLVVQSLLPNNSLLQLARGGPILKFQIEQETSPNQSSASSDSCTHEGNSPNNLFCVHCGQPISVQQTIRKYQVLRTLGQGGMGTTYLAWDKTGEIAGHPQLLVLKQMNADMAKIAKARELFEREAHTLKSLHHPGIPLYYDFFVEGGKKYLAMELVHGQDLEKLILLKGPVIPSVAIAWMIQTCDILDYLHSQDPPLIHRDIKPANLMVRNSNNRIVVLDFGAVKEIGTTPGTRIGAEGYCAPEQERGQPVTQSDLYAIGPTLIFLLTGENPFKFYRQKGRNFRFDLTKVPTVTPKLREVIEHVTEPLPRDRYQTAKDLAIALADCQ